A region of Planococcus sp. MSAK28401 DNA encodes the following proteins:
- a CDS encoding 16S rRNA (uracil(1498)-N(3))-methyltransferase: protein MQRYFLEDKESANGYMTITGDDAKHIAKVMRQSVGDQLIAVVSGKVHLAEVTDIDLDIQVKLIRELEDRSELPKKVTIACGLPKGDKLELITQKATELGMSALLPYSAERSIVKWDGAKSAKKIERLKKIAKEAAEQSHRSRIPDIHTVHSFKELAIEAENYDAVIVAYEEEAKKSGGKRFAEILESLYDKDSILLVFGPEGGISEVEAAVLKKAGAQFTALGPRILRTETAPLYALSAISYEFE, encoded by the coding sequence ATGCAACGATATTTTTTGGAAGATAAAGAATCCGCCAATGGCTATATGACGATTACAGGCGACGACGCTAAGCATATTGCCAAAGTGATGCGCCAATCAGTAGGTGACCAACTGATTGCCGTTGTTTCCGGCAAAGTCCATTTGGCGGAGGTCACGGATATTGACTTGGATATTCAAGTCAAGCTCATCCGTGAGCTCGAGGACCGCAGCGAATTGCCGAAAAAAGTGACCATTGCTTGTGGCCTGCCAAAAGGCGATAAGCTCGAGCTGATCACCCAAAAAGCAACGGAATTGGGGATGAGCGCGCTATTGCCCTATTCGGCGGAGCGCTCGATCGTTAAGTGGGACGGAGCTAAAAGTGCAAAAAAAATAGAGCGGTTGAAAAAAATCGCCAAGGAAGCGGCTGAGCAATCGCATCGCAGCCGCATTCCTGACATACATACGGTGCACAGCTTTAAAGAGCTGGCGATTGAAGCAGAAAATTATGATGCGGTTATTGTCGCCTATGAAGAAGAGGCAAAAAAGAGCGGCGGAAAGCGGTTTGCCGAAATTCTGGAATCATTGTATGATAAAGACTCAATATTGCTTGTTTTCGGGCCAGAAGGCGGCATTTCGGAAGTGGAAGCGGCCGTACTCAAAAAGGCAGGCGCACAGTTCACTGCGCTTGGACCGCGTATTTTGCGCACAGAAACAGCACCGCTTTATGCATTGTCTGCAATTTCCTATGAATTTGAATGA
- the deoC gene encoding deoxyribose-phosphate aldolase encodes MTNIASLIDHTLLKAEATAPQIEQLCKEAAEYNFASVCVNPAWVALAAKQLDQSEVKVCTVIGFPLGASTSETKAFETKDAIEKGAGEIDMVLNIGALKSGQEDVVKADVEAVVNAAKGKAIVKVILEICLLTDEEIKLASRLSKEAGADFVKTSTGFSTGGATVEAVRLMRETVGPDLGVKASGGVRSLEDVEKMVEAGATRIGASSGVQIMQGLTSDNDY; translated from the coding sequence ATGACGAATATTGCATCTTTAATCGACCATACATTATTGAAAGCGGAAGCTACAGCCCCACAAATCGAACAGCTTTGCAAAGAAGCGGCGGAATACAATTTTGCTTCTGTCTGCGTCAACCCGGCATGGGTCGCGCTTGCAGCCAAACAACTCGACCAGAGCGAAGTAAAAGTCTGCACGGTTATCGGGTTCCCGCTCGGTGCCTCGACTTCTGAAACGAAAGCGTTCGAAACTAAAGATGCCATCGAAAAAGGCGCAGGCGAAATCGATATGGTCTTGAACATCGGCGCATTGAAGAGCGGCCAAGAAGATGTCGTAAAAGCAGATGTCGAAGCAGTCGTGAACGCAGCAAAAGGAAAAGCAATTGTAAAAGTCATCCTTGAAATCTGCTTGTTGACGGATGAAGAAATCAAATTGGCCAGCCGCCTGTCAAAAGAAGCGGGAGCCGATTTTGTCAAAACTTCTACTGGCTTCTCTACCGGCGGCGCAACTGTCGAAGCGGTGCGCCTGATGCGCGAAACAGTCGGCCCGGATCTTGGCGTGAAAGCTTCTGGCGGCGTCCGCAGTCTTGAAGATGTGGAGAAAATGGTTGAAGCAGGAGCGACTCGCATCGGTGCAAGTTCCGGAGTCCAGATCATGCAAGGCCTCACTTCAGACAACGATTATTAA
- a CDS encoding HD family phosphohydrolase, whose product MAGWIRRIYLRFGAPVVLIGISFMTALLMFGFLYDTMATDTYEVELFQLSEETIRAAKTVEDPVRTELERARAAAEVQPSYRYIEEIADNQAAVVDSLFGYVLEAKRTTEADGEDEPDPRDTEEALSSLRESIRLLEQNENGLRLTDDMLLSLLALEDEVLLRVEREVRNQVLAVLQDPLRETGLTQARNSAEQEIRGDDQVPASAIPAAVAIARANIVPNELINEELTEQQTEQAQASVEPTRILQGQVLIQEGQLIDREVYRQLELAGMTEQQSNYRPVLALALFVLIAAGLLLLVLQSAKVEGVKKAIRLTIIFFVFALSLVIMKLLEIISGNFGVVIDFIYPTALAGILVRLLIDERTAVYVTILLSACAGMMLQSGYAGVFQMDSALYVLFGGLTGIYLIRNGHRSIRILPISLAVGGVHLLYVAFYLLMNQSQYTAEEIAFYVAAALASGLLSGTLATGLLPLFETSFGILSTMKLLELSNPNHPLLKKILTETPGTYHHSVMVANLSDAACEAVGANGLLARVGCYYHDIGKTINPQYFIENQSHGNPHDHLTPQQSRDIILAHGKDGAAILREQKMPKELIDIAEQHHGTTLLKFFYYKAKEQNEDLPEQQYRYTGPKPQSREIAIIMIADSLEAAVRSMESPSTEKIRKMVDSITEDKLKDGQFDECDITLKELKRVKSVMCETLNGIFHSRIAYPDDQK is encoded by the coding sequence ATGGCGGGATGGATCAGGCGCATTTATTTGCGGTTCGGGGCTCCTGTAGTCTTGATCGGCATTAGTTTCATGACAGCGCTGCTCATGTTTGGATTCTTATACGATACGATGGCAACCGATACATATGAAGTGGAATTATTCCAGTTGTCAGAGGAAACCATACGGGCGGCAAAAACTGTGGAAGACCCTGTGAGGACTGAGCTTGAACGCGCACGGGCAGCAGCGGAAGTACAGCCGAGCTACCGGTATATCGAAGAAATTGCCGATAACCAAGCGGCAGTGGTCGATTCACTGTTCGGCTATGTGCTTGAAGCGAAGCGGACAACTGAAGCAGATGGAGAGGATGAACCGGATCCGCGTGATACGGAGGAGGCTTTAAGCAGCCTTCGCGAATCGATCCGTTTGCTCGAACAAAATGAAAATGGGCTTCGCTTAACGGACGACATGCTCTTATCGCTGCTTGCCTTAGAAGATGAAGTGCTTTTGCGCGTCGAACGCGAAGTGCGCAATCAAGTATTGGCGGTTTTGCAGGATCCACTCCGCGAGACCGGGCTTACGCAGGCACGCAATTCGGCCGAACAGGAAATTCGCGGGGATGACCAGGTGCCAGCTTCCGCAATTCCGGCGGCAGTGGCCATTGCCAGGGCTAATATTGTCCCGAACGAACTCATCAATGAGGAATTGACGGAACAGCAAACCGAACAAGCTCAGGCGAGTGTCGAGCCGACGCGCATTTTGCAGGGACAAGTCCTTATTCAGGAAGGCCAATTGATCGACCGTGAAGTCTATCGCCAGCTTGAACTGGCAGGAATGACCGAACAACAATCGAATTATCGGCCAGTACTCGCGTTGGCCCTGTTTGTGTTAATTGCAGCAGGCTTATTGCTGCTGGTACTGCAGAGCGCGAAAGTCGAAGGCGTCAAAAAAGCCATTCGGCTGACGATTATTTTTTTCGTTTTTGCTTTGTCTTTGGTAATCATGAAGCTGCTCGAAATCATCAGCGGTAATTTCGGGGTGGTTATCGATTTTATCTACCCGACAGCGCTGGCCGGCATTTTGGTGCGTTTATTGATCGATGAGCGAACGGCGGTCTATGTGACGATTTTGCTCAGCGCTTGTGCAGGAATGATGCTGCAAAGCGGCTATGCCGGCGTTTTTCAGATGGATTCCGCTTTATATGTGTTGTTTGGCGGCCTGACGGGCATATACTTAATACGTAATGGGCATAGAAGCATCCGCATCTTGCCGATCAGCTTGGCAGTCGGCGGGGTTCATTTGCTTTATGTGGCATTTTACCTGCTTATGAACCAAAGCCAGTATACGGCGGAAGAAATCGCTTTTTATGTAGCAGCGGCTTTGGCATCCGGCCTTTTGTCCGGGACGCTTGCGACCGGTTTATTGCCATTGTTTGAAACGTCATTTGGCATTCTATCGACGATGAAGCTGCTCGAATTGTCGAATCCAAACCATCCTTTGCTGAAGAAGATTTTAACTGAGACGCCGGGAACGTATCATCATAGTGTCATGGTGGCAAATCTTTCGGACGCAGCGTGCGAAGCGGTCGGGGCGAACGGTTTGCTTGCGCGGGTCGGTTGTTATTATCACGATATCGGCAAGACCATTAACCCGCAATACTTTATCGAAAATCAATCGCATGGCAATCCGCATGATCATCTAACGCCGCAGCAAAGCCGCGATATTATTCTAGCGCATGGCAAAGACGGGGCGGCCATTTTGCGCGAGCAGAAAATGCCGAAAGAATTGATCGATATCGCAGAGCAGCATCACGGCACAACCTTATTAAAGTTCTTCTATTATAAAGCAAAAGAGCAAAATGAGGACCTGCCGGAACAACAATACCGCTACACGGGACCGAAACCGCAAAGCCGGGAAATCGCTATTATTATGATCGCCGATAGCCTGGAAGCGGCTGTGCGTTCGATGGAATCACCGAGTACGGAAAAAATTCGCAAGATGGTCGATTCCATAACGGAAGACAAGTTGAAAGATGGACAGTTTGATGAATGTGATATAACGTTAAAAGAACTGAAACGGGTCAAAAGCGTCATGTGCGAAACCTTGAATGGAATCTTCCATTCGAGAATCGCCTACCCTGATGATCAAAAATAA
- the ybeY gene encoding rRNA maturation RNase YbeY: MLTIDFIDETEQLDDNALAFVSKVLEHASQYEKTGEAEVSVTFTDDESIRAINRDYREKDQATDVISFSMEEQGEDEVAIIGETGPRLLGDIIISVERTKLQAEEYGHSFERELGFLAVHGFLHLLGYDHLNEQDEKEMFGRQEEILASLGVTRDAHEAE, encoded by the coding sequence ATGCTGACAATCGATTTCATAGACGAAACGGAACAACTGGATGACAACGCGCTAGCCTTTGTAAGCAAGGTATTGGAGCATGCGTCCCAATACGAAAAAACAGGGGAAGCGGAAGTATCGGTGACATTTACGGATGATGAATCGATCCGTGCGATCAACCGGGATTACCGGGAGAAGGACCAGGCAACGGATGTCATTTCCTTTTCAATGGAAGAGCAAGGGGAAGACGAAGTGGCCATTATCGGTGAAACCGGCCCGCGCCTGCTCGGGGATATTATCATCTCCGTGGAGCGTACCAAACTCCAGGCAGAGGAATACGGGCATAGCTTCGAACGCGAACTTGGCTTTTTGGCGGTGCACGGATTTTTGCATTTGCTGGGTTACGATCATTTGAATGAACAGGATGAAAAAGAAATGTTTGGCAGGCAGGAAGAAATTTTAGCTTCCCTTGGCGTTACGCGTGATGCGCATGAAGCTGAGTAA
- a CDS encoding PhoH family protein codes for MTENSLLELHVKDPNEAVLLLGTSDSHLSLIEESFDIHIITRGEVIRLEGSEEGRQTGKLLLEQLLKVIRKGINIDQRDIVSAIEMAKNGTIEYFAELYDEEVARSATGRSIRAKTIGQRHYIHAIKKSDMVFGIGPAGTGKTYLAVVLAVQALKNGHVKKIVLTRPAVEAGESLGFLPGDLKEKVDPYLRPLYDALHDVMGQEQTNRLIERGTIEVAPLAYMRGRTLEEAFIILDEAQNTTKAQMKMFLTRLGFNSKMIVTGDKTQIDLPRGAESGLIAAEKNLHGVKGIEFQYLEKGDVVRHPLVSKIIEAYENQPS; via the coding sequence ATGACAGAAAATAGCCTACTCGAATTGCATGTGAAAGACCCGAATGAAGCAGTCCTGCTTCTCGGCACATCCGACAGCCATCTGTCGCTGATCGAAGAAAGTTTTGATATACACATTATCACCCGGGGTGAAGTGATTCGCCTCGAGGGGTCCGAGGAAGGACGCCAAACGGGTAAATTGCTATTGGAGCAATTGTTGAAAGTCATCCGCAAAGGCATCAATATTGACCAGCGGGATATCGTTTCGGCTATCGAAATGGCGAAAAATGGGACAATTGAATATTTTGCTGAACTTTACGATGAAGAAGTGGCGCGCAGTGCGACCGGCCGTTCCATCCGCGCCAAAACGATTGGGCAGCGCCATTATATCCACGCCATCAAAAAAAGCGATATGGTATTTGGAATCGGCCCGGCCGGAACCGGAAAAACCTATCTGGCCGTTGTGTTAGCTGTGCAAGCCTTGAAAAACGGCCATGTGAAAAAGATTGTTTTGACGCGCCCTGCAGTCGAAGCAGGAGAAAGCCTCGGATTCTTGCCGGGCGACTTGAAGGAAAAAGTTGATCCGTATTTGCGCCCTTTATATGACGCTTTGCATGACGTCATGGGGCAGGAACAGACCAACCGCCTGATTGAACGCGGTACAATCGAAGTGGCCCCGCTCGCTTATATGAGAGGCCGTACGCTTGAAGAAGCGTTCATCATTCTGGATGAAGCCCAGAATACAACGAAAGCACAGATGAAAATGTTTTTGACGCGCCTCGGCTTTAACTCGAAAATGATTGTCACAGGCGATAAAACACAGATTGATCTGCCTCGTGGGGCAGAATCCGGATTGATTGCTGCAGAGAAGAATTTGCACGGCGTCAAAGGCATCGAATTTCAGTATCTTGAAAAAGGCGATGTCGTCCGGCATCCGCTTGTATCTAAAATTATCGAAGCTTACGAGAACCAGCCTAGCTAA
- the era gene encoding GTPase Era yields MHQGNNGYKSGFISIIGRPNVGKSTFLNRVVGQKIAIMSDKPQTTRNKVQGVVTNDNSQMVFIDTPGINEPKHKLGDFMLKVAKNTFREVDVLLFVVSAADRIGKQDRYVLDMLKGIDVPVFLVLNKIDQVHPDNLPKIVESYRNEFDFAEAIPISALQGNNVENLLAKIEERLPEGPQYYPSDQVTDHPERFIISELIREKALHLTREEIPHSIAVVIDKIAKDEENENMIRVQATIMVERDSQKGIVIGKKGALLKEIGTRARKDIENLLGTKVYLELWVKVQKDWRNKAMHLRDFGFRDDEY; encoded by the coding sequence ATGCATCAAGGAAATAACGGATATAAATCAGGATTCATCTCCATCATTGGCCGTCCAAATGTTGGGAAATCGACCTTCTTGAACCGTGTGGTCGGCCAGAAAATCGCCATCATGAGCGATAAGCCGCAGACGACGCGCAATAAAGTACAGGGCGTCGTAACAAACGACAACAGCCAAATGGTCTTTATCGACACGCCGGGAATCAACGAGCCGAAGCATAAGCTAGGGGATTTCATGCTGAAAGTGGCAAAAAACACCTTCCGCGAAGTGGATGTCCTGTTGTTTGTCGTTAGTGCAGCAGACCGCATCGGCAAACAGGACCGTTATGTGCTCGACATGCTAAAAGGAATTGATGTGCCGGTATTTTTGGTGCTCAACAAGATCGACCAAGTGCATCCAGACAATTTGCCGAAAATCGTGGAATCCTATCGCAACGAATTCGATTTCGCTGAAGCGATTCCCATCTCCGCCTTGCAGGGCAATAATGTCGAGAACTTGCTCGCGAAAATCGAGGAGCGTTTGCCGGAAGGGCCGCAATACTATCCGTCCGACCAAGTAACGGACCATCCGGAGCGTTTCATTATTTCGGAATTGATCCGCGAAAAGGCTTTGCACCTGACCCGCGAGGAAATCCCGCATTCAATCGCCGTTGTCATCGATAAAATTGCCAAAGATGAAGAAAACGAAAACATGATTCGCGTCCAGGCGACGATCATGGTCGAACGCGATTCCCAAAAAGGCATCGTCATCGGCAAAAAAGGCGCGCTTTTAAAGGAAATCGGCACGCGTGCGCGCAAGGACATTGAAAACTTGCTCGGCACGAAAGTTTATTTAGAGCTTTGGGTCAAAGTCCAGAAAGATTGGCGCAATAAAGCAATGCATCTCCGCGATTTCGGTTTCAGAGACGACGAATACTAA
- a CDS encoding cytidine deaminase, which translates to MDKQQLMEQAISARGNAYVPYSKFPVGAALLSKDGTVYTGCNIENAGYSLTNCAERTAVFKAVSEGVKQFEALAVAADTKGPVAPCGACRQVLVEFCAPDMPVYLTNLEGAVSETTIAELLPGAFTTGDLDYASRK; encoded by the coding sequence ATGGACAAACAACAATTGATGGAACAAGCAATCTCGGCGCGCGGCAATGCCTACGTGCCATATTCGAAATTTCCGGTAGGAGCAGCGCTATTGTCTAAAGATGGCACAGTATATACGGGATGCAATATTGAAAATGCCGGCTATTCGCTGACCAATTGTGCAGAACGCACAGCTGTCTTCAAGGCTGTATCGGAAGGCGTCAAGCAGTTCGAAGCATTGGCAGTAGCTGCCGATACTAAAGGACCGGTCGCACCGTGTGGGGCATGCCGCCAAGTACTGGTGGAATTTTGTGCACCGGACATGCCAGTTTATTTAACGAATTTAGAAGGAGCGGTGTCTGAGACGACTATCGCAGAATTGCTTCCAGGCGCCTTCACGACGGGGGATTTAGACTATGCATCAAGGAAATAA
- the floA gene encoding flotillin-like protein FloA (flotillin-like protein involved in membrane lipid rafts): MGLEAIGLGAAIIGIIVVLAIFFTFVPVTLWISALAAGVRISIFTLIGMRLRRVIPSRIVNPLIKASKAGLSVQINQLESHYLAGGNVDRVVNALIAAHRANIDLPFERAAAIDLAGRDVLEAVQMSVNPKVIETPFIAGVAMDGIEVKAKARITVRANIDRLVGGAGEETIVARVGEGIVSTLGSSTNHKKVLENPDLISQTVLGKGLDSGTAFEILSIDIADVDIGKNIGAELQTEQADADKKIAQAKAEERRAMAVASEQEMKAKVVQMRAKVVEAEAEVPMAMSEALRSGNIGVMDYINYKNVQADTSMRESISKSGTEKQEDEN, from the coding sequence ATGGGACTTGAAGCAATCGGCTTAGGCGCCGCGATAATTGGTATTATCGTTGTACTTGCCATCTTTTTCACATTCGTACCGGTCACATTATGGATCTCGGCTTTAGCTGCCGGCGTCCGCATCAGCATCTTCACATTAATTGGGATGAGATTGCGCCGCGTTATCCCGTCGCGCATCGTCAACCCATTGATCAAGGCTTCCAAAGCCGGTCTTTCCGTACAAATCAACCAATTGGAAAGCCATTACTTGGCTGGCGGTAACGTCGACCGTGTCGTCAACGCATTGATCGCTGCACACCGTGCCAATATCGACTTGCCGTTCGAACGTGCAGCGGCAATCGACCTAGCCGGCCGTGATGTACTTGAAGCGGTTCAAATGTCGGTTAACCCGAAAGTCATCGAAACGCCATTCATTGCCGGTGTTGCGATGGACGGGATCGAAGTGAAAGCAAAAGCGCGAATTACCGTGCGCGCCAATATCGACCGCCTCGTCGGTGGTGCTGGTGAAGAAACAATCGTCGCCCGTGTCGGTGAAGGTATCGTTTCGACACTCGGTTCAAGCACGAACCATAAGAAAGTTCTTGAAAACCCGGATCTCATCTCCCAAACCGTACTTGGAAAAGGATTGGATTCCGGTACAGCGTTTGAAATCTTGTCGATCGATATCGCAGACGTGGATATCGGTAAAAACATCGGTGCCGAGCTTCAGACCGAACAAGCGGATGCCGATAAGAAAATCGCACAGGCCAAAGCAGAAGAACGTCGTGCAATGGCTGTCGCTAGCGAGCAGGAAATGAAAGCGAAAGTCGTCCAGATGCGTGCGAAAGTTGTCGAAGCCGAAGCCGAAGTGCCGATGGCGATGTCAGAAGCACTCCGTTCAGGAAACATCGGTGTAATGGATTATATCAATTACAAAAATGTCCAAGCTGATACAAGCATGCGTGAATCCATTTCGAAAAGCGGAACGGAAAAACAAGAGGACGAAAACTAA
- a CDS encoding diacylglycerol kinase family protein yields the protein MKLSKFLSSFRFAAQGVGASIKQEQNMRVHAFSAVIVLIAGIWTGLEPIEWMLVIVLIGGMLALELVNSALERTVDLVTRERHPLAKQAKDMAAGAVLVFAVTSAIIGLLIFLPKWL from the coding sequence ATGAAGCTGAGTAAGTTTCTCTCCTCATTCAGGTTTGCCGCACAAGGGGTTGGCGCGTCCATAAAGCAGGAACAGAATATGAGAGTGCATGCGTTCTCGGCAGTGATCGTTTTGATCGCTGGAATCTGGACTGGCCTCGAGCCGATTGAGTGGATGTTGGTGATAGTGCTGATCGGCGGCATGCTGGCGCTTGAACTGGTCAATTCCGCATTGGAGCGGACGGTCGACCTTGTTACGAGAGAGCGCCATCCGTTGGCGAAGCAAGCGAAAGATATGGCAGCAGGAGCCGTTTTGGTATTTGCTGTGACAAGTGCTATAATCGGTTTGCTGATCTTTTTGCCTAAATGGCTTTAA
- a CDS encoding NfeD family protein codes for MAFALAIPAISADNGKVYVIPIEAEVERGLQSFLERGIEEAEEAGAEAIVFEIDTPGGFVNAADSIARLLDETETETLAFVNQDALSAGAFLALHNDEIYMHPNGRMGAAQVIDQSGNAAADKANSAWLASMRSAAESSGRDPQFALAMADASIDLPEYRAAEGDLLTLGAQEALEVGYSEGTVTSLDELLEIKGLSGAEVIQVEENWSETLARFLTSPIVVPILLSVAGLGLLLELFTPGVGIPGFFGLFSLMLFFYGHLVAGLAGYESILLLVFGLGLILLEFFVPGGILGILGILAVLVSVLLAGEDVQSTAVAILIALLVASAGMVILVKFFGKKLNMFKRIILTDATDTEHGYVSAVNRLELIGQIARTINALRPSGTIRLGDEYIDAVSEGRFIDSNKDVKIIKVEGSRIVVRELEKQEEEE; via the coding sequence ATGGCATTCGCTTTAGCGATTCCGGCCATCTCGGCGGATAACGGAAAAGTTTATGTCATCCCGATTGAAGCGGAAGTGGAGCGGGGGTTGCAGTCGTTCTTGGAACGGGGCATTGAGGAAGCCGAAGAAGCCGGTGCGGAAGCCATTGTTTTTGAGATCGATACACCGGGCGGTTTCGTTAATGCAGCAGATAGCATTGCTCGCCTGTTGGATGAAACCGAGACTGAAACACTCGCTTTCGTCAACCAGGATGCCCTCTCGGCCGGCGCTTTTCTGGCCTTGCATAATGATGAAATCTATATGCATCCGAATGGACGGATGGGCGCCGCGCAAGTCATTGACCAGTCGGGCAACGCAGCTGCCGATAAGGCGAACTCTGCTTGGCTGGCTTCAATGAGAAGCGCTGCGGAATCGTCAGGCCGGGATCCGCAATTTGCCTTGGCGATGGCGGATGCCAGTATCGACCTTCCGGAATACCGGGCTGCTGAAGGTGATTTATTGACGCTCGGTGCCCAGGAAGCACTCGAAGTCGGCTACTCGGAAGGAACGGTCACGTCTCTCGATGAACTTCTTGAAATCAAGGGCTTATCCGGCGCTGAAGTTATTCAAGTAGAAGAAAATTGGTCAGAGACTCTGGCTCGTTTCCTGACGAGCCCGATTGTGGTTCCGATTTTACTATCAGTGGCCGGGCTTGGCTTATTGCTTGAGTTGTTCACGCCTGGAGTCGGGATTCCCGGATTCTTCGGCCTGTTTTCGCTAATGCTGTTCTTTTACGGCCATTTGGTGGCAGGGCTTGCCGGATATGAATCGATCCTGCTGTTGGTCTTCGGCCTCGGTTTGATCCTGCTGGAATTTTTCGTTCCGGGAGGCATACTGGGAATTCTCGGAATACTGGCAGTCCTCGTAAGTGTTTTGTTAGCGGGTGAAGATGTCCAGTCAACAGCAGTCGCGATTTTGATTGCATTACTTGTAGCTTCAGCAGGGATGGTGATTTTAGTGAAATTTTTCGGGAAAAAGTTGAACATGTTCAAGCGAATTATCCTGACCGATGCCACCGATACGGAGCATGGTTATGTCTCGGCCGTCAACCGGCTAGAACTTATCGGCCAGATTGCCCGTACCATCAATGCCCTGAGGCCTTCTGGCACCATCCGTCTCGGTGATGAATACATCGATGCAGTATCCGAAGGGCGGTTTATCGACAGCAACAAAGATGTTAAGATTATCAAGGTAGAAGGGTCTCGCATCGTTGTGCGTGAACTCGAAAAACAAGAGGAGGAAGAGTAA
- the mtaB gene encoding tRNA (N(6)-L-threonylcarbamoyladenosine(37)-C(2))-methylthiotransferase MtaB encodes MSTVAFHTLGCKVNHYETEAIWQLFKAQGYERTEFERLSDVYVINTCTVTNTGDKKSRQVIRRAVRSNPDAVICVTGCYAQTSPAEIMAIPGVDIVVGTQDRTMLLEYIEQYRAERKPINAVGNIMKNRVYEELDVPAFTDRTRASLKIQEGCNNFCTFCIIPWARGLMRSRDPQEVIRQAQQLVDAGYQEIVLTGIHTGGYGEDLKEYNLAQLLRDLEADVKGLKRLRISSIEASQLTDEVIAVLKQSEIVVRHLHIPIQSGSDTVLKRMRRKYTMAFFANRLERLRDALPDLAITSDVIVGFPGETEEEFMETFNFIRDHRFSELHVFPYSMRTGTPAARMDDQIDEAIKNERVHRLIQLNDQLAKEYASRYEGELLEIIPEEESKDYPSGGMLVGYTDNYLKVAIAGDESLIGKIVKVKITKAGYPLNEGQFVRVMDSLPA; translated from the coding sequence ATGTCAACAGTCGCATTTCATACATTAGGTTGCAAAGTGAACCATTATGAAACCGAAGCGATTTGGCAATTATTCAAAGCACAGGGTTATGAGCGCACTGAATTTGAGCGTCTTTCCGATGTATATGTCATCAATACCTGCACCGTCACCAACACTGGCGACAAAAAGAGCCGGCAAGTAATACGCCGTGCCGTCCGCTCCAATCCGGATGCGGTCATTTGCGTGACAGGCTGCTATGCCCAGACTTCGCCCGCTGAAATCATGGCAATTCCCGGCGTCGATATCGTCGTCGGTACGCAAGACCGGACAATGCTTCTGGAATATATTGAGCAATATCGTGCAGAGCGCAAGCCGATCAATGCCGTGGGCAATATCATGAAGAACCGGGTCTATGAAGAATTGGATGTGCCCGCATTCACAGACCGTACGCGTGCTTCGTTGAAAATCCAGGAAGGCTGCAATAATTTTTGCACATTTTGCATCATTCCTTGGGCGCGGGGATTGATGCGCTCGCGTGACCCGCAGGAAGTTATCCGCCAAGCGCAGCAATTGGTCGATGCCGGCTATCAGGAAATCGTTTTGACCGGTATCCATACAGGTGGCTACGGTGAGGATCTTAAAGAGTATAATCTGGCGCAGCTTTTGCGCGATTTGGAAGCGGACGTGAAAGGCTTGAAACGCCTGCGCATTTCTTCGATCGAAGCAAGCCAGCTGACTGATGAAGTCATCGCGGTCTTGAAACAATCCGAAATTGTTGTGCGGCACCTCCACATTCCGATCCAATCCGGTTCCGACACGGTCTTGAAGCGGATGCGGCGAAAGTATACGATGGCATTTTTTGCGAATCGCCTCGAACGCTTGCGCGATGCCTTGCCGGATTTGGCGATTACGTCTGACGTCATCGTCGGGTTTCCTGGAGAAACGGAAGAAGAATTCATGGAGACCTTCAATTTCATCCGCGACCACAGATTCTCGGAGCTACATGTATTCCCTTATTCGATGCGCACCGGTACACCGGCAGCGCGTATGGATGACCAGATCGATGAAGCGATCAAGAATGAACGCGTCCACCGCCTGATCCAATTGAACGATCAGCTGGCGAAGGAATATGCCAGCCGCTATGAAGGCGAGCTCCTTGAGATCATCCCTGAAGAAGAGTCGAAAGACTATCCGTCAGGCGGCATGCTTGTCGGCTATACGGATAATTACTTAAAAGTCGCCATTGCCGGCGATGAATCGTTGATCGGGAAAATCGTTAAGGTGAAAATCACCAAAGCGGGATACCCATTGAACGAAGGGCAGTTTGTCCGCGTGATGGACAGCTTGCCGGCTTGA
- the rpsU gene encoding 30S ribosomal protein S21, with amino-acid sequence MSKTTVRKNESIEDALRRFKRTVSKSGTMQEVRKREYYDKPSVKRKLKSEAARKRKF; translated from the coding sequence ATGTCAAAAACTACAGTTCGTAAAAACGAATCAATTGAAGATGCTCTTCGCCGCTTCAAACGCACTGTTTCGAAGTCCGGAACAATGCAAGAGGTAAGAAAGCGCGAGTATTATGATAAGCCGAGCGTGAAACGTAAATTGAAATCAGAAGCTGCGCGTAAACGTAAATTTTAA